A window of the Xenopus laevis strain J_2021 chromosome 9_10L, Xenopus_laevis_v10.1, whole genome shotgun sequence genome harbors these coding sequences:
- the rnf25.L gene encoding ring finger protein 25 L homeolog (The RefSeq protein has 3 substitutions compared to this genomic sequence), with translation MAAEAAEEEESLIQELQVLESIYPGELQISQGERVVLGITLHPATGHDEETQYVRITLELSLPPKYPAEVPEISVKNPRGLCDEQINSIVSSLRIIAEQGVGCPILYEMIEKGKEMLTASNIPRGHCVICLYDFKEGDSLTKTPCFHHFHSYCLGRYAEHSTEQKRSEELSILCPVCREDVTCDVGKLQAAPPPLHPEETYTPDRATLKKQKELRQIYQVQLAKGGIIDIEAEKNRFFISIQEPPPQFDTVLEPQPDDDVQSLQPGVEPPPPPVEPKPPSSRGHPDRQRQGYRNQHYRPVHTDHNANSHMYHGRGRKPHGRGRPERYDLSGDGKPAISRGHEVPGRGNYRGRNFRSGAMVQLPPRGRGEQYLKSNPL, from the exons ATGGCGGCTgaggcagcagaggaggaaga ATCCCTGATTCAGGAGCTGCAAGTGCTAGAATCTATTTACCCTGGCGAACTCCAGATCTCCCAGGGAGAGAG agTGGTTCTTGGCATTACCCTCCACCCAGCCACTGGCCACGATGAAGAAACACAGTATGTCAGAATTACCCTGGAGCTGTCTCTTCCTCCTAAG TATCCTGCAGAGGTACCAGAGATCAGTGTGAAAAACCCCCGAGGTCTGTGTGATGAACAGATAAATAG CATTGTCAGCTCTCTGCGTATTATAGCTGAGCAAGGTGTCGGGTGCCCGATTCTCTATGAGATGATTGAG AAAGGGAAGGAGATGCTGACAGCCAGTAATATCCCCCGTGGCCATTGTGTCATCTGCTTATATGACTTCAAG GAGGGGGATTCACTGACCAAGACGCCATGTTTCCACCATTTCCATTCGTACTGCCTGGGTCGGTATGCAGAGCACAGTACAGAACAGAAGCGGTCGGAG GAGCTTTCCGTAATGTGCCCTGTTTGTCGCGAGGATGTGACCTGTGACGTCGGCAAACTACGAGCGGCTCCACCACCCTTGCACCCAGAG GAGACCTATACCCCAGATCGTGCCACCCTAAAGAAACAGAAGGAGCTGCGCCAGATTTACCAGGTTCAGCTCGCTAAAGGAGGCATAATTGACATTGAGGCGGAAAAGAATCGCTTTTTCATCAGCATCCAAGAG CCGCCGCCACAATTTGATACTGTCCTTGAGCCACAGCCAGATGATGATGTCCAGTCACTACAGCCAGGGGTAGAGCCCCCACCACCTCCAGTGGAGCCCAAACCTCCCTCCTCCAGAGGCCACCCTGACCGGCAAAGACAAGGATATCGGAATCAGCACTACCGGCCTGTACATACTGACCATAATGCTAACAGCCATATGTACCATGGAAGAGGGAGAAAGCCCCACGGCAGAGGCAGACCTGAAAGATACGACTTAAGCGGGGATGGTAAACCAGCCATAAGCAGAGGCCATGAAGTGCCAGGGCGGGGGAACTACAGGGGTCGCAATTTTAGGAGTGGTGCAATGGTCCAGCTGCCTCCCAGAGGCAGAGGAGAACAGTATTTGAAAAGCAATCCCCTTTAG
- the LOC108701709 gene encoding carbonic anhydrase 4 — protein sequence MWRIAAVLFFVDPIAAEWCYTEESCDPSTWSSLGSCGGLNQSPIDIANGSAQFNANLGNFTFTNYSNNSKLLLFDNSGHSAEVQLDSGVTISGGGLPSNYSAIAFHFHWGNGTLPGSEHRLGGKQFPMEMHIVHTKNGMNLTAAKKDPTGIAVLGFFFDVGTSASTSSMTALANLLANVSVVGSNITLNASFSIDSVLGEVDKTSYYRYSGSLTTPTCDEAVVWTIFKNPILIPDSVIRTFSSSLIHNTTGSPQYMVNNFRPPQLLNSRQVQSSFYVSSPSSMVSSSLSSKPSSSSSGISFASTGSPSSANVHFGSGHLLFFLSAVVLMFQGVIEE from the exons ATGTGGAGAattgctgctgttctgttctttGTGGATCCTATCGCTGCAG AATGGTGTTACACAGAGGAATCATGCG ACCCTAGTACTTGGAGCTCTCTGGGATCATGTGGAGGATTAAATCAATCTCCTATAGACATTGCAAATGGATCTGCACAGTTCAACGCCAACCTGGGAAACTTTACCTTCACCAACTACAGTAATAACAGCAAACTGCTGCTATTCGATAACTCAGGCCACTCAG CGGAGGTTCAGCTGGATAGTGGGGTGACCATATCAGGGGGAGGTCTACCATCCAACTACTCTGCAATCGCTTTCCACTTCCACTGGGGGAATGGGACTCTACCTGGTTCGGAACATCGCCTGGGGGGAAAGCAGTTCCCTATGGAG ATGCACATTGTTCATACAAAGAATGGAATGAATTTGACTGCTGCCAAAAAAGACCCTACTGGAATTGCAGTGCTGGGATTCTTCTTTGAT GTTGGGACATCAGCCAGCACTTCATCAATGACCGCATTGGCCAACCTGTTAGCAAATGTCTCAGTTGTAG GATCAAATATAACTCTGAATGCCTCCTTTTCTATTGATTCCGTCCTGGGAGAAGTTGATAAGACCTCTTATTATCGATACTCGGGTTCTCTAACTACCCCAACATGTGATGAGGCCGTAGTGTGGACAATAttcaaaaatccaattttaatCCCAGACAGCGTG ATACGGACCTTCTCATCAAGTCTTATTCATAACACCACTGGAAGTCCTCAGTACATGGTAAATAATTTCCGCCCTCCTCAGTTGCTCAATTCTCGGCAGGTGCAGTCTTCTTTTTATGTAAGTTCTCCTTCTAGCATGGTATCTTCATCACTTTCTAGCAAACCATCTTCATCAAGTTCTGGCATATCATTTGCATCAACGGGAAGCCCATCCAGTGCAAACGTCCATTTTGGCTCGGGGCATTTGCTGTTCTTCTTAAGTGCCGTTGTACTGATGTTCCAAGGAGTAATCGAAGAATGA